The region tactTCTTCAATAGATAATTAGtcctattaatatatttttatttacttttttaaactGCTCTTAACatgtatttaaatatgtaataatttcatttttcaaaataaatattttaatataataatttttattttaataatatatatatatatatatatatatgtttatttgttaaatatcaAAGTATGCacagttaaaataaatatcatagtATGTTACTCCTACAAcaattttgaagttttattaACAAATAGTTTTCTAATTATTTCGGAAACAATTCGaatgtaattaataatgtttGAAAATTCCAtactttataactttttaaaaatatttaaaatttgctCATAATGAATAATTACAATGTAATATGAATTTGTTTTGATGGTAAGAATGATAGAGGTGAACCTGGAGAAGAACAGTGGGCATCTATGGTTTTGGAATTACATGGAAAGGTGCGTGATGTAAGGCCATGTCTGCAACGGTTATTCTCCTTGCTTCCAAGATCAAAGCATTCAAATGCTATAGCAGCTGCTTTGTCGTTGCTCCAATCTGAACCATCTTCACCAAACTCAAGCCTTCATGCTTACCAGAGCTCTCGAGAAAGACCCACCATCTTCCTCTACAACAACCTCATCTCTGCTCTATCTTCACACAATCCCACTCTTGCCATTTCTCTCTTCAACGCCATTCGCCTCCATGGCTTGCGACCCGACTCTTACTCTTTTCCTTTTGCTCTCAAGGCCGTTGCTTCTTCACCTTCCCTCCGTCTCGGCCGCCAGATTCATTCTCAAGCCATTCTTTCCGGCTTCGCCACCCATCCCACTGTCGTCACCTCCCTCATTCACATGTATTCCTCCTGCGCTAACGCTTCCTCTGCCCGCAAGCTATTTGATGCCGCCgctttcaaacacgtttctctCTGGAACGCTATGCTAGCCGGTTATGCCAAGCTGGGTGATCTATACAATGCCCGCAATCTGTTTGAATCTATGCCTGAAAAGGATAGGGGTGTTGTTTCATGGACTACTCTTATTTCGGGATACACGCACACTCACAGTCCTCAGCAGGCTATCACGCTTTTCCGCACTATGCTGCTCCACAACGTGCAGCCGGATAAAATTGCCATTTTGGCTGTGCTCTCTGCGTGTGCCGACTTGGGTGCTCTCCAGTTGGGAGTGTGGATTCACAACTACATTGAAAAGCATAAACTGCCTAAGATTGTATCACTTTATAACTCTCTCATAGACATGTATGCCAAATCGGGTGACATAATTAAAGCACGCCAACTGTTTGAGAGTATGGAGCGTAAAACGATTATAACCTGGACAACCATGATTGCTGGACTTGCTTTACATGGTCTGGGAAAGG is a window of Vigna radiata var. radiata cultivar VC1973A unplaced genomic scaffold, Vradiata_ver6 scaffold_134, whole genome shotgun sequence DNA encoding:
- the LOC106753615 gene encoding pentatricopeptide repeat-containing protein At5g56310-like; the encoded protein is MVLELHGKVRDVRPCLQRLFSLLPRSKHSNAIAAALSLLQSEPSSPNSSLHAYQSSRERPTIFLYNNLISALSSHNPTLAISLFNAIRLHGLRPDSYSFPFALKAVASSPSLRLGRQIHSQAILSGFATHPTVVTSLIHMYSSCANASSARKLFDAAAFKHVSLWNAMLAGYAKLGDLYNARNLFESMPEKDRGVVSWTTLISGYTHTHSPQQAITLFRTMLLHNVQPDKIAILAVLSACADLGALQLGVWIHNYIEKHKLPKIVSLYNSLIDMYAKSGDIIKARQLFESMERKTIITWTTMIAGLALHGLGKEALELFSCMEKAEIRPNEVTFITILSACSHAGLVELGRYYFTCMRSKYGIEPKIEHYGCMVDLLGRGGYLEEAKELVRLMPSEANAAVWGSLLAASXRYGDAALAAXALRHLSVXEPQNCGNYSLLSNTYAALGRWKEAGMVRKVMRDTGMEKVAGVSFIEVNNTVYEFIAGDRLNIKFVDICHVLQSINGQLKMIDVKREQSIELY